From the Desulfovibrio sp. JC010 genome, one window contains:
- a CDS encoding TrkA family potassium uptake protein, giving the protein MKKSTCFLWAGMLIYLLTILLIYYFESTCESSNIKTLFDAFWYSLVTLTTVGYGDLYPTSVVGKMISMVMVLGSIGILGYFIGRLTEHIQALAERRKMGFDGTDFINHVVIVGWNEFSEDVVTQLVHAGKKVCIVTDNKDHIEFIYESFSRDQVFVIFSDMNCRECLKKANAAEAVSLMPCLGDDTKNLVFVLNAKKYHPHLSFVATIDNSELKETFTSAGVSFTICRNDISSKIVASYIFEPSVALFNEDILSSASGNQDYDVQQYYIKEGSKYDGLDYGDIFNDLRDSFNVLAIGVSQDKGQGRELNKLPPTSLQVRAGDYLIVLTSGRNIDRLNEVFGCTEGLYYAE; this is encoded by the coding sequence AAGAGCACGTGCTTTTTATGGGCGGGAATGCTGATCTACCTGCTGACCATCCTGCTTATCTATTACTTTGAATCGACCTGCGAGAGTTCCAATATCAAGACTCTCTTTGATGCCTTCTGGTATTCGCTGGTCACCCTGACCACCGTTGGCTACGGTGATCTTTATCCCACGTCCGTTGTGGGGAAGATGATTTCAATGGTCATGGTGCTGGGCAGTATCGGCATCCTCGGCTATTTCATAGGCAGGCTCACCGAACATATTCAGGCTTTGGCAGAGAGGCGCAAAATGGGTTTTGACGGAACAGATTTCATCAACCATGTGGTTATTGTGGGCTGGAATGAATTTTCAGAAGATGTTGTCACCCAGCTGGTCCATGCCGGAAAAAAAGTCTGCATTGTCACTGACAACAAGGACCATATTGAATTTATTTACGAGAGTTTTTCACGGGATCAGGTCTTTGTGATCTTCTCGGACATGAACTGTCGTGAGTGTCTGAAAAAGGCCAATGCAGCTGAGGCCGTTTCACTCATGCCCTGCCTTGGTGATGATACCAAGAACCTTGTCTTTGTGCTCAACGCTAAGAAATACCATCCTCACCTTTCCTTTGTGGCGACCATCGATAACTCCGAGCTGAAGGAAACCTTTACCAGTGCCGGGGTCAGCTTCACCATCTGCCGCAATGACATCTCCTCCAAGATCGTAGCCAGCTATATTTTCGAACCCAGCGTGGCCCTGTTCAATGAGGATATCCTGTCATCCGCTTCGGGCAACCAAGATTATGATGTGCAGCAGTATTACATCAAGGAAGGCAGTAAATACGACGGGCTGGACTATGGGGATATTTTCAACGACTTGCGGGACTCTTTTAACGTGCTGGCTATCGGGGTGTCACAAGATAAGGGGCAGGGACGAGAGCTGAACAAGCTGCCGCCGACTTCACTGCAGGTCCGGGCCGGAGACTACCTGATTGTGCTCACTTCAGGGCGCAATATTGACCGTCTGAATGAAGTTTTCGGTTGTACAGAAGGCTTGTATTACGCTGAGTGA